The Oryzias latipes chromosome 16, ASM223467v1 genome includes a region encoding these proteins:
- the elp6 gene encoding elongator complex protein 6 — MFTELNSILNTSPESFTPGEFILLSDRQSDASFLIHHFLSFYLKARCKVCFVALVQSFSHYHAVSQRLGVSLTQAKEKGQLIFLEGLKESLSVFLPQEENAGHQAMSFLRDPAAGLRSLYEFVQSSVVESSGGGGASAEQWGPPVLLMDDVSVLLSLGVRVGAVLDFSHYCRTTVCSQLQGNVVMLVRCDGEAEEDDADDEGSEQLMRGLTHQSCLTLHVQGLPTGYCRDIHGQVEFCWKKRQSDGQHAPKKVFQFKVHDKGVSFFARGTSRAVL; from the exons ATGTTTACTGAGCTCAACAGTATCCTTAACACCTCTCCGGAGAGCTTCACACCG GGAGAATTTATCCTGCTGTCTGACAGACAGAGTGACGCCTCTTTCCTCATCCatcactttctttctttttatctaAAAG CGCGCTGTAAAGTGTGTTTTGTGGCTCTGGTGCAGTCTTTCAGCCACTACCATGCAGTCAGTCAGAGATTG GGCGTCAGTTTAACCCAAGCGAAGGAAAAGGGACAGCTGATTTTTCTGGAGGGTTTGAAGGAGTCGCTGTCTGTTTTCCTCCCCCAGGAGGAAAATGCAGGACATCAGGCCATGAGCTTCCTCAG GGACCCGGCTGCAGGCCTGCGGAGCCTGTACGAGTTCGTTCAGTCCAGTGTGGTTGAATccagtggtggtgggggggcgtCGGCAGAGCAGTGGGGGCCTCCTGTGTTGCTGATGGATGACGTCAGCGTGCTCCTGAGTCTGGGAGTCCGTGTTGGAGCTGTGTTGGACTTCAGCCACTACTGCAGGACCACAGTCTGTTCCCAGCTGCAG GGCAACGTGGTGATGCTGGTGCGCTGTGACGGGGAAGCAGAGGAGGACGATGCAGACGATGAAGGCTCGGAGCAGCTGATGAGGGGCCTGACCCACCAGAGCTGCCTCACTCTTCATGTTCAGGGCCTCCCGACAGGCTACTGCAGAGACATTCATGGTCAG GTGGAGTTTTGCTGGAAAAAGAGGCAAAGTGATGGGCAGCATGCGCCAAAGAAAGTCTTCCAGTTCAAGGTCCACGACAAAGGAGTCTCCTTTTTTGCTCGTGGGACATCCCGTGCTGTTCTCTAG